A window from Vulcanimicrobium alpinum encodes these proteins:
- a CDS encoding undecaprenyl-diphosphate phosphatase, with the protein MRTVADVTFVQAMLLAVLQGVSELFPISSLGHTVLVPALLRWNIDEGSESFLAFVVVLHLGTALALIVFYRRDWIAIVRALVASVVRGRIGSDPIERTAWLLVAGTIPVGVLGVLFQSAVKSLFASPIPVSLFLFANGFVMLLGEWLRRRQHARPDHPYRRLPELTPRDGVLVGLAQSLALLPGISRSGSAIVAGLLRDLHHDDAARYSFLLATPVILAAAVLEIPTLFAPEAHVVLVESAVGCVVAGVTAYASVAFLTRWFKHNDLAPFAWYCVAAGAISCFLFVTKVIPS; encoded by the coding sequence ATGCGAACCGTTGCGGACGTGACGTTCGTGCAGGCGATGCTGCTCGCGGTGCTGCAGGGTGTCAGCGAACTCTTTCCGATCAGCAGTCTCGGGCACACCGTGCTCGTACCCGCATTGCTGCGATGGAACATCGACGAAGGTTCCGAGTCGTTCCTGGCGTTCGTCGTCGTTCTTCACCTCGGAACCGCGCTGGCGCTGATCGTCTTTTACCGCCGTGACTGGATCGCGATCGTCCGTGCGCTCGTTGCGAGCGTCGTGCGCGGGCGCATTGGCAGCGATCCGATCGAACGCACCGCGTGGCTCCTCGTCGCCGGAACGATCCCGGTCGGCGTGCTGGGCGTGCTCTTTCAGTCCGCGGTGAAATCGCTTTTCGCGTCGCCGATTCCGGTCTCACTGTTTCTCTTCGCCAACGGCTTCGTGATGCTGCTGGGGGAGTGGCTCCGGCGCCGCCAGCACGCGCGGCCGGACCATCCGTACCGGCGCCTGCCGGAACTGACGCCGCGTGACGGCGTCCTGGTCGGGCTCGCACAGTCGCTGGCGCTGCTGCCGGGGATTTCGCGCTCGGGCTCGGCGATCGTCGCGGGGCTCTTGCGAGACCTGCACCACGACGACGCGGCGCGCTACTCGTTTCTGCTCGCGACCCCGGTCATTCTCGCCGCCGCCGTGCTCGAGATCCCGACCCTCTTCGCTCCCGAGGCGCACGTCGTGCTCGTCGAGTCGGCGGTCGGCTGCGTCGTCGCCGGCGTCACCGCCTACGCCTCGGTGGCATTTCTCACCCGCTGGTTCAAGCACAACGACTTGGCGCCGTTCGCGTGGTATTGTGTCGCGGCGGGAGCGATCTCGTGTTTCCTCTTCGTAACGAAAGTGATTCCGTCGTGA